Proteins from a genomic interval of Benincasa hispida cultivar B227 chromosome 7, ASM972705v1, whole genome shotgun sequence:
- the LOC120081194 gene encoding uncharacterized protein LOC120081194, with translation MSFMKGDLLTKTRKLVKGLAKAEPIWLKAMEQAPPPTFPRVDGTVKTINLPEDVYVKKFFQKHPDSKYEDAIKFCSFDPPPARIFGLRVLELKEQGVNEEEAMALANMEYRAEKKAKKKAYSRLKQIARLQGKKPPPNPYPSAIKEIQAEERNFVRDRFFNPKIKEIAQRLKEERAAEMQERAQSSW, from the exons ATGTCCTTCATGAAAGGAGACTTGCTAACTAAGACTAGAAAGCTCGTCAAGGGCTTGGCCAAAGCAGAACCCATTTGGCTCAAAGCCATGGAGCA GGCGCCACCTCCTACGTTTCCTCGAGTAGATGGAACAGTCAAGACAATCAATCTTCCTGAGGATGTATATGTAAAAAAGTTCTTCCAGAAACATCCAGATTCAAAATACGAAGATGCCATCAA GTTCTGTAGTTTCGATCCTCCTCCAGCCCGAATATTTGGCTTGCGGGTGCTTGAACTGAAGGAACAGGGTGTCAATGAGGAGGAAGCCATGGCATTAGCCAAT ATGGAATACCGGGCAGAGAAAAAGGCGAAAAAGAAGGCTTACTCTCGCTTGAAGCAAATTGCACGTCTTCAAGGGAAGAAACCTCCTCCTAACCCTTATCCAAGTGCTATCAAGGAGATACAAGCCGAGGAAAGGAATTTCGTCCGAGATCGTTTCTTCAACCCCAAGATTAAAGAGATTGCACAAAGGTTGAAGGAGGAGAGAGCAGCTGAAATGCAGGAAAGAGCGCAAAGCAGCTGGTGA
- the LOC120081616 gene encoding mitochondrial uncoupling protein 3, whose translation MKTSDEHGRYNPYAKLFLTALSAMVAESTTFPIDLTKTRLQLHGESSSSSRSTNAFRLASAIVKDQGPFALYKGLSPAILRHLFYTPIRIVGYEHLRSLFLASDGGSVPLHVKALVGGLSGSIAQVVASPADLVKVRMQADGRLVSQGLQPRYSGPLDALTKIVHGEGIIGLWKGVVPNVQRAFLVNMGELACYDHAKRFVLQNQIAGDNIFGHTFASVISGLCATALSCPADVVKTRMMNQAVSKEGIAKYNSSYDCLVKTVKVEGLRALWKGFFPTWARLGPWQFVFWVSYEKFRKLAGLSSF comes from the exons ATGAAAACAAGCGATGAACATGGGCGCTACAATCCCTACGCCAAATTGTTCCTCACCGCCCTCTCCGCCATGGTGGCGGAATCCACCACCTTCCCCATAGACCTCACTAAGACCAGGCTTCAGCTTCACGGCGAGTCTTCCTCCTCCTCTCGCTCCACAAATGCCTTCAGACTCGCTTCAGCTATCGTCAAGGACCAAGGTCCCTTTGCCCTCTACAAGGGATTGTCTCCGGCGATTCTCAGGCACCTCTTCTATACCCCCATACGAATCGTCGGGTATGAACACCTACGATCCCTCTTCCTTGCGTCCGATGGCGGCTCTGTTCCCCTCCATGTCAAGGCCCTTGTCGGTGGACTCTCCGGCTCCATTGCTCAG GTAGTGGCAAGTCCTGCTGATCTTGTTAAGGTGAGGATGCAAGCTGATGGGCGTCTAGTGAGCCAGGGTCTGCAACCCAGATACTCAGGACCTCTCGATGCCTTAACCAAGATAGTGCACGGAGAAGGGATTATTGGACTTTGGAAAGGGGTTGTCCCAAATGTTCAAAGAGCATTTTTGGTTAACATGGGAGAATTAGCGTGCTATGATCATGCTAAACGTTTTGTTCTTCAGAATCAAATAGCTGGAGATAATATTTTTGGCCATACCTTTGCTTCTGTAATTTCAGGTCTGTGTGCAACTGCTTTGAGTTGTCCAGCTGATGTTGTAAAGACAAGAATGATGAATCAAGCTGTTAGCAAGGAAGGAATTGCCAAGTACAACAGTTCGTATGATTGCCTTGTTAAGACTGTTAAAGTTGAAGGATTGAGAGCTTTGTGGAAGGGGTTTTTTCCTACTTGGGCTAGGCTTGGTCCTTGGCAATTTGTCTTCTGGGTGTCTTATGAGAAGTTTCGCAAACTTGCTGGGTTATCTTCCTTCTAG
- the LOC120081304 gene encoding methyltransferase FGSG_00040: protein MAMEDQHQELKDPEMEEAEMQLLRSKATELLLREEWNDAVYTYSQFITICRNQTPTTNHHLLKLQKSLCLALCNRAEARSKLRNFEEALNDCEEALKIESTHFKTLICKGKILLNLNRYSSALECFKTALVDPQVSGNSDDLNGYVEKCKKLEHLSKTGAFDLSDWILNGFRVKSPDLAEFIGPVQIRRSGISGRGLFATKNVDSGTLLLVTKAIAIERGILPENSDENAQLVMWKNFVDKVTDSVTKSTKTKNLISLLSCGEVEEDLEVPEMSVFKPETEDQISPNEMSNILSVLDINSLVEDAASAIVLGKNSDYYGVGLWVLPSFINHSCIPNARRLHIGDHIIVHASRDIKTGEEITFAYFDPLSSSKDRKRMSETWGFNCKCKRCRFEEEISNKEEMKEIEMGMNGGSEMGAAIYKLEEGMRRRMVRGKEKGYLRASFWGAYHEVFSSEKAMKKWGRRIQGMEMVVDSVVDAVGSDERMVKMMVERYKRSNNNGGVLEMERILKLGRGVYGKVMKKQALRSLLELGSHEYGY from the coding sequence ATGGCAATGGAGGACCAACATCAAGAGCTCAAGGACCCAGAAATGGAGGAAGCAGAAATGCAACTTCTCAGATCTAAAGCCACAGAGCTCCTGCTTAGAGAAGAATGGAATGACGCCGTTTACACCTACTCTCAATTCATCACCATCTGCAGAAATCAAACCCCGACTACAAATCACCATCTTCTCAAGCTTCAAAAATCTCTCTGTTTAGCCCTCTGCAACCGAGCCGAAGCACGATCCAAGCTCAGAAATTTCGAAGAAGCCTTAAATGATTGCGAAGAAGCTTTGAAAATCGAGAGCACCCACTTCAAAACTTTGATCTGTAAAGGTAAAATTCTGCTGAATCTCAACAGGTACTCTTCGGCATTAGAATGCTTCAAAACAGCTCTGGTTGATCCACAGGTAAGTGGAAACTCCGATGATCTTAATGGGTATGTTGAGAAATGCAAAAAACTCGAACATTTGTCAAAGACTGGAGCTTTCGATCTCTCTGATTGGATTCTAAATGGGTTTCGTGTGAAATCCCCAGATTTGGCTGAATTCATCGGTCCAGTACAGATTAGAAGATCTGGGATTAGTGGACGTGGGCTGTTTGCAACGAAGAATGTAGATTCCGGGACTTTGCTGCTAGTAACCAAAGCAATCGCGATTGAAAGAGGGATTTTGCCAGAAAATAGCGACGAAAATGCCCAATTGGTAATGTGGAAGAATTTCGTCGATAAAGTCACAGATTCTGTCACAAAAAGTACCAaaacaaagaatttgattaGTTTACTCTCGTGTGGTGAAGTAGAGGAGGATCTCGAGGTTCCTGAAATGAGTGTCTTCAAGCCAGAAACAGAGGATCAGATTAGCCCAAATGAAATGAGTAACATCCTCAGTGTTTTGGATATCAATTCCCTAGTTGAAGATGCAGCTTCTGCTATAGTTCTTGGCAAAAACAGCGATTACTATGGAGTTGGGCTGTGGGTTTTACCTTCTTTCATCAACCATTCATGTATCCCCAATGCCAGACGCTTACACATTGGAGATCACATTATAGTCCACGCATCTAGAGACATAAAAACAGGGGAAGAGATCACATTCGCGTATTTTGATCCTCTTTCGTCGTCGAAAGACCGCAAGAGAATGTCGGAGACATGGGGCTTCAATTGCAAATGCAAAAGGTGTCGATTCGAAGAAGAAATCAGCAACAAAGAAGAGATGAAAGAGATTGAAATGGGAATGAACGGGGGAAGTGAAATGGGAGCAGCAATTTACAAGTTGGAAGAAGGAATGAGGAGACGGATGgtgagaggaaaagaaaaagggtaTTTGAGGGCTTCATTTTGGGGGGCATATCATGAAGTGTTTAGTTCAGAGAAGGCAATGAAGAAATGGGGAAGAAGAATTCAAGGAATGGAAATGGTAGTGGATAGTGTAGTAGATGCAGTGGGGAGTGATGAGAGAATGGTGAAAATGATGGTGGAAAGGTATAAGAGAAGTAATAATAATGGTGGGGTTTTGGAAATGGAGAGGATTTTGAAGTTGGGGAGAGGGGTTTATGGGAAAGTGATGAAGAAACAGGCTTTGAGGTCTCTTCTTGAACTTGGCAGCCATGAATATGGCTACTAG